A window of the Lolium perenne isolate Kyuss_39 chromosome 7, Kyuss_2.0, whole genome shotgun sequence genome harbors these coding sequences:
- the LOC127323957 gene encoding transcription factor MYB93 — translation MGRSPGCDESGLLKKGPWTPEEDEKLLEFIQKNGHGSWRNLPRLAGLNRCGKSCRLRWTNYLRPDIKRGKFSQDEEQTILHLHSFLGNKWSAIATHLPGRTDNEIKNFWNTHLKKRLIQMGFDPMTHRPRTDFFDALPQLVALAALRGQLGGASAVDPSVTAQMQGASADMAPILQAAKLQYLQCLLQSAATTIASASAGSSAVSASDVEAAPVGAAACSPQGTTLAGASTAAASASTAGDHQMSYTFSEAPVTVSDDLLLGCGAAGDYDNYCHGGSLPPLADLSDAADGRCSATASSSFGGGVSSPLPWPEFFPDEDPFITDFL, via the exons ATGGGGAGGTCTCCTGGCTGCGACGAGAGCGGCCTCCTCAAGAAGGGCCCATGGACGCCCGAGGAGGACGAGAAACTTCTCGAGTTCATCCAGAAAAACGGCCATGGCAGCTGGAGGAACCTCCCGAGGCTTGCTG GGCTGAACAGATGTGGCAAGAGCTGCCGGCTGAGGTGGACCAACTACCTGAGGCCGGACATCAAGAGGGGCAAGTTCTCCCAGGACGAAGAGCAAACCATCCTCCACCTCCACTCCTTCCTCGGCAACAA GTGGTCGGCGATCGCTACGCACCTGCCGGGGCGGACGGACAACGAGATCAAGAACTTCTGGAACACGCACCTCAAGAAGCGGCTCATCCAGATGGGCTTCGACCCCATGACGCACCGCCCGCGGACCGACTTCTTCGACGCGCTGCCGCAGCTCGTCGCGCTCGCGGCGCTCCGGGGCCAGCTCGGCGGCGCCTCCGCCGTAGACCCCTCCGTGACGGCGCAGATGCAGGGCGCCAGCGCCGATATGGCGCCCATCCTGCAGGCCGCCAAGCTCCAGTACCTGCAGTGCCTCCTCCAGTCCGCGGCCACCACAATCGCATCGGCCTCGGCGGGCTCCAGTGCCGTCTCGGCGTCCGACGTCGAAGCGGCTCCTGTTGGCGCCGCCGCATGCTCGCCGCAGGGGACGACGTTGGCCGGTGcttctactgctgctgcctcagCGTCAACGGCCGGCGATCACCAGATGTCGTACACGTTTTCCGAGGCGCCTGTCACCGTCAGCGACGACCTCCTCCTCGGCTGTGGCGCCGCCGGTGACTACGATAATTATTGCCACGGTGGCTCGCTGCCTCCTCTCGCCGATCTCTCTGACGCCGCGGACGGCCGGTGCAGTGCGACGGCCTCGTCCAGCTTCGGTGGCGGCGTGAGCAGCCCCCTCCCCTGGCCGGAGTTCTTCCCCGACGAGGATCCCTTCATCACTGATTTCCTCTGA